In the genome of Taurinivorans muris, one region contains:
- the lnt gene encoding apolipoprotein N-acyltransferase translates to MMFSLGQVKQAKKKYFLIGDFVYEFSCKLLKAVKECSSCEDVMIRKYLLQKHILIMLGGLGIFFGYANPFQTVPFLVLLYPFSLYLLAHTSKNYLRESLVTGMIGYGSAFYWIAVTANIYGAVPYVLAVFFPLLLGFYFGLYGTAVAFYARKIRHFPPLCKVCGLGLFWYFCELFRGWFLTGFSWFTLSSAFAPLPVMIQGANIFGSYVLSGIFAVSAFCFAELVLMPRQAKRGSVLRSVRGIGQFSGVIVLFSLYFYGATVLQNAVPMEYQSTVKVMRKKLDIPYRAVHEFPSVQGQAVHKAYKWTDRDMVYFSVIQGNISQNIKWSPLFQEDCMKKFIRLSEEAQSTLNGKSILVYPEIAFPITSYHHKELYRELLDWSGDKTLLLGIPYFDGGNYYNSMELIQNGKSLARYAKEHLVPFGEYVPSLPFLSYFEEILAQYGGAYTSGKNEKGIIDFRFQDKTVSVLPLICYEAIFPELTWKRLQGNSAHVLLNVSNDAWYDKTSAPYQHLYSAVMRSVESGLPMIRASNTGISAFIDKYGQIQMQTELFTDESLTMPLAVRTYEPTVFIGLAPYLPYIGIVLFGFLQMFGVLRHRLETPHGGKDRAGTD, encoded by the coding sequence ATGATGTTTTCTTTGGGTCAAGTTAAGCAGGCTAAAAAAAAATATTTTCTTATCGGTGATTTTGTTTATGAATTTTCTTGCAAACTTCTTAAGGCTGTGAAAGAATGTTCCTCTTGCGAGGATGTTATGATACGAAAATACCTGTTGCAAAAACATATATTGATCATGTTGGGCGGTTTGGGGATTTTTTTTGGATATGCGAACCCGTTTCAGACCGTTCCTTTTTTAGTGCTTCTTTATCCTTTCAGCCTGTATCTGCTTGCGCACACCAGTAAAAATTATTTGCGGGAAAGCCTTGTCACAGGCATGATCGGTTATGGAAGCGCCTTTTATTGGATTGCGGTGACAGCCAATATTTACGGGGCTGTTCCGTATGTTTTGGCTGTTTTTTTTCCTTTGCTGCTCGGCTTTTATTTTGGCTTATACGGAACGGCTGTCGCTTTTTATGCCAGGAAGATCAGGCATTTTCCGCCTTTGTGCAAAGTGTGCGGATTAGGTTTGTTCTGGTATTTTTGCGAATTGTTCCGAGGCTGGTTTTTAACCGGTTTTTCTTGGTTCACGCTTTCTTCCGCCTTTGCGCCGCTTCCGGTGATGATACAAGGCGCAAATATTTTCGGTTCCTATGTTTTGTCCGGAATTTTTGCTGTGTCCGCATTTTGTTTTGCGGAGCTCGTGCTTATGCCCCGACAGGCTAAGCGCGGTTCTGTTTTGCGTTCCGTAAGGGGAATAGGGCAGTTTTCGGGCGTTATCGTTTTGTTTTCGCTTTATTTTTACGGAGCTACGGTTTTGCAGAATGCCGTGCCCATGGAATACCAAAGTACGGTGAAAGTCATGCGGAAAAAGCTTGATATTCCTTACCGTGCCGTGCATGAATTTCCCTCTGTCCAAGGGCAGGCGGTGCATAAGGCGTATAAATGGACCGATAGGGACATGGTTTATTTTTCCGTCATTCAAGGCAATATCTCGCAAAACATCAAGTGGTCCCCTTTGTTTCAGGAAGATTGCATGAAGAAATTCATACGGCTTTCCGAGGAAGCCCAGTCAACTCTGAACGGCAAGAGCATTCTTGTTTATCCGGAAATCGCCTTTCCCATAACATCTTATCATCATAAGGAATTATATCGGGAATTGCTTGACTGGAGCGGCGATAAGACGCTTCTTTTGGGTATTCCGTATTTTGACGGCGGGAACTATTATAACAGCATGGAACTCATACAGAACGGCAAAAGCCTCGCCCGTTATGCAAAAGAGCATTTGGTGCCTTTTGGCGAATATGTACCGTCTTTGCCTTTTCTGTCTTATTTTGAGGAGATACTCGCACAATATGGCGGCGCATATACTTCGGGAAAAAATGAAAAAGGTATTATCGATTTTCGTTTTCAGGATAAAACCGTTTCTGTTTTGCCTCTTATTTGTTATGAAGCGATTTTTCCGGAGCTTACGTGGAAGCGTTTGCAGGGAAATTCCGCCCATGTTTTGCTGAATGTCAGCAATGACGCGTGGTATGACAAAACTTCCGCTCCTTACCAGCATTTGTATTCGGCAGTCATGCGTTCCGTGGAAAGCGGTTTGCCCATGATACGCGCAAGCAATACGGGAATTAGCGCATTTATCGATAAATACGGACAAATTCAAATGCAGACGGAACTTTTCACTGATGAAAGTCTGACCATGCCCCTTGCTGTCCGAACCTATGAACCGACTGTTTTTATCGGGCTTGCCCCTTATTTGCCTTATATAGGAATTGTCCTTTTCGGCTTTCTGCAAATGTTCGGCGTGCTGCGGCACCGGCTGGAAACACCGCATGGCGGCAAAGACCGCGCAGGAACGGATTAA
- a CDS encoding dihydroorotate dehydrogenase electron transfer subunit, with the protein MENAPILPIRAELAVTDLIPFGYDKERSFFALTLARPQWAEWKPGQFIMLRPNSWNCELTWARPFSICRVTPQSLVLFFQVAGRGTKEIAKLKPKDTVTVWGPLGTHFAVENKPTLLLAGGIGIAPFAGYVEQHPVQNQLSMFFSHRLPEQYYPVESLTRHIEVETRYEQKQEDLTGTIQTIRQKMEETAKKNGLVLACGPMPFLKTVWKNALELNVSAQLSLEQRMACGIGACLGCVSVTSALYPDKEKAGLPVQTCTKGPVFWAHELNLDAQ; encoded by the coding sequence ATGGAAAATGCACCCATATTGCCTATACGTGCGGAACTTGCCGTTACGGACCTCATTCCTTTCGGATACGACAAAGAGAGAAGTTTTTTCGCCCTCACCCTTGCCCGTCCGCAATGGGCGGAATGGAAACCAGGACAATTCATCATGCTCCGTCCAAATTCATGGAACTGCGAGCTCACTTGGGCGAGACCCTTTTCCATTTGCCGTGTCACTCCCCAATCGCTTGTGCTTTTTTTCCAAGTAGCAGGACGCGGAACAAAAGAAATCGCAAAACTCAAGCCAAAAGACACAGTGACTGTCTGGGGACCTCTTGGCACGCACTTCGCCGTTGAAAATAAACCGACGCTGCTGCTTGCCGGCGGAATAGGCATTGCGCCTTTTGCGGGTTATGTGGAACAGCACCCCGTGCAAAATCAATTATCCATGTTTTTCAGCCACCGGCTTCCCGAACAGTATTATCCTGTGGAAAGCCTGACCCGCCATATCGAAGTTGAAACCCGCTATGAGCAAAAACAAGAAGATTTAACAGGAACAATTCAAACGATCCGCCAAAAAATGGAAGAAACGGCAAAAAAAAACGGCTTGGTTTTAGCCTGCGGTCCCATGCCTTTTTTGAAAACCGTTTGGAAAAACGCTCTTGAACTGAATGTTTCCGCACAGCTGTCCCTTGAACAACGCATGGCTTGCGGTATCGGAGCCTGTCTCGGCTGTGTTTCCGTAACTTCCGCCCTCTATCCTGACAAGGAAAAAGCCGGACTGCCGGTGCAAACCTGTACAAAAGGTCCTGTTTTTTGGGCGCACGAACTTAATTTAGACGCACAATAA
- a CDS encoding dihydroorotate dehydrogenase — translation MINMHTTLRAKNGSALELKTPVMSASGTFGYGTEFMPYGDISKLGAIIVKGLSLKPRAGNPLPRIAETPCGMLNAVGLQNDGVEAFISQKLPLLPASEVPIIANIYATSAEDFAELANVLSHEEKVSALEVNISCPNVKAGGVLFGQNPLMAGSIVQAVKKNAGSLPVIVKLSPNVTNIAEMAKAIEEAGADMISCINTITGMAVDIRSRKPLLANIVGGLSGPAVKPVALRCVWQVAQTVSIPVIGIGGIASAKDVLEFILVGASAVEIGTASFTDPAAIFKIIQDLPGLCEELGVKNLEQYRNSLITG, via the coding sequence ATGATCAATATGCATACAACCCTGCGGGCAAAGAACGGCTCCGCTTTGGAATTGAAAACCCCTGTCATGAGCGCTTCCGGAACATTCGGCTATGGAACGGAATTCATGCCCTACGGCGACATCAGCAAATTAGGGGCCATCATCGTAAAAGGGCTCTCGCTCAAACCCCGCGCAGGCAACCCTTTGCCCCGCATCGCCGAAACCCCCTGCGGCATGCTCAATGCCGTCGGACTGCAAAACGACGGGGTGGAAGCTTTCATCAGCCAAAAACTTCCTCTCCTGCCGGCAAGCGAAGTTCCCATTATCGCCAACATTTACGCCACAAGCGCCGAGGACTTCGCCGAACTTGCCAATGTGTTGTCCCATGAAGAAAAAGTATCCGCCCTCGAAGTCAACATTTCCTGCCCCAATGTCAAAGCGGGGGGCGTTCTTTTCGGACAAAACCCGCTTATGGCGGGTTCCATCGTGCAAGCGGTCAAAAAAAATGCGGGCAGTCTGCCTGTGATTGTCAAATTGTCCCCCAATGTCACCAATATTGCAGAAATGGCGAAAGCCATTGAAGAAGCCGGCGCGGACATGATTTCCTGTATCAACACCATTACGGGTATGGCTGTCGATATCCGCTCCCGCAAGCCCCTGCTCGCGAATATCGTAGGCGGACTTTCCGGACCGGCTGTCAAGCCTGTTGCGCTCCGCTGCGTTTGGCAAGTCGCACAGACCGTAAGCATTCCCGTTATCGGCATCGGCGGAATCGCAAGTGCGAAAGATGTTTTGGAATTTATCCTCGTCGGAGCGAGCGCGGTGGAAATCGGCACCGCCTCTTTTACCGACCCTGCGGCAATTTTTAAAATCATCCAGGACTTGCCCGGACTTTGCGAAGAATTAGGTGTCAAAAACCTTGAACAATACAGAAATTCCCTCATCACAGGATAA
- a CDS encoding phosphatidylglycerophosphatase A: MRYSLLTNIATLGLVGRIKKAPGTAGSFLAVLCAPLCFLPFSLPIRLLILSVLFLIGIKASEQAEKELKEKDPSSVIIDEVVGQWLTLLPVNALSYFNSQTITPQDWFVLMIGFLFFRIFDIGKIGPVGLCERKLQGGLGIMADDVMAGFLAALLMYPLQFYGNLIFGY; encoded by the coding sequence ATGCGTTATTCACTTCTGACCAATATTGCGACGCTCGGTCTTGTCGGACGTATCAAAAAAGCCCCGGGAACGGCAGGTTCCTTTCTTGCGGTCTTATGCGCCCCGCTTTGTTTTTTACCTTTTTCACTGCCCATACGTCTGCTGATTTTGTCCGTCCTTTTTCTTATCGGCATAAAAGCGAGCGAACAAGCGGAAAAAGAACTTAAAGAAAAAGACCCTTCCAGCGTCATTATTGACGAAGTCGTGGGACAGTGGCTTACGCTCCTGCCGGTCAATGCGCTTTCCTATTTCAATTCTCAAACCATCACGCCTCAGGATTGGTTTGTGCTTATGATAGGGTTCTTGTTTTTCCGTATTTTCGATATCGGCAAAATCGGACCGGTAGGGCTTTGCGAACGTAAACTGCAGGGCGGTCTTGGCATCATGGCTGATGATGTCATGGCGGGATTTTTGGCGGCACTTCTGATGTATCCGCTGCAATTTTATGGCAATCTCATTTTTGGTTACTGA
- a CDS encoding IMP cyclohydrolase: MDFLPIKRALLSVTDKSGLKEFAEFLHSRQVEIVSTGGTMKFLKEAGLPVTAVESVTSFPEILNGRVKTLHPKIHGGILADKDNPEHMETLKKHEIAPFDLVCVNLYAFASALQKKLPVRNMVEEIDIGGPCLMRATAKNFHSMLVLPDPKYYLRAMEEIKNPDGVSLAFRKEMSAQTFKITSEYDAMISLYLEGVGV, from the coding sequence ATGGATTTTTTACCTATTAAACGCGCCTTATTAAGTGTCACAGACAAAAGCGGCTTGAAAGAATTTGCGGAATTTCTGCATTCACGACAAGTTGAAATTGTTTCCACCGGCGGAACAATGAAATTTTTAAAAGAAGCGGGCCTGCCTGTGACCGCTGTTGAATCCGTCACAAGTTTTCCGGAAATTTTAAACGGCCGCGTCAAAACCTTGCACCCCAAAATCCATGGCGGCATTTTGGCGGATAAGGACAATCCGGAACACATGGAAACCCTGAAAAAACACGAAATAGCCCCTTTTGATTTGGTTTGCGTCAATTTATACGCTTTCGCTTCCGCTTTGCAAAAAAAATTGCCTGTCCGCAACATGGTGGAAGAAATCGATATCGGCGGTCCGTGCCTCATGCGCGCCACGGCAAAAAATTTCCACAGCATGCTTGTTCTGCCTGACCCTAAATATTATCTCCGCGCTATGGAAGAAATTAAAAATCCCGACGGGGTAAGCCTTGCTTTCAGAAAGGAAATGTCCGCCCAAACCTTTAAAATCACTTCCGAATACGATGCAATGATTTCCCTTTATCTTGAAGGAGTCGGCGTATAG
- the hflX gene encoding GTPase HflX — protein MAGLKPNELKALQRLINRRYDTHTGYTPEQAKELAALSRLIARQIGLLINRQGKVELAIVGDAHGILIPTLARERSAGRLRGIRLLHTHLTDSALSNEDLMDLLFLRLDSIGVLTVNEFGSPLHFQSAHLLPALISDESYIHDAGKPDKIRKQLEFFGNTQETNTNLQAEDIDFILTQNLYNAPLEKPGTQTGSPSVPYHVTEFFAWDKTPLDLSAEIEAVEEEFARLMRGSHSTENAKNPPKYDANGSLGTFQAGSRSVLVSVSKAPKTIQERNLAELAELAGTAGLNVAGSLIQRVTSINPRQILSQNKLAELEVIALQGHAGVIVFDGELSPAQLQNLAELTERKVLDRTQLILDIFAQHAKTGAGKLQVEMAQLKYTQPRLVGKNRAMDRLMGGIGGRGPGETKLETDRRRIKDRIAKIKIELEKLKKQRQANRAKRRRYDLPAAALVGYTNAGKSTLLNKLTKSEVLAENKLFATLDPTTRRLRFPEEHEIVLADTVGFIRDLPKELMEAFRATLEELNEADMLIHVLDASHPEMEQQLESVEKILEELGLSDIPRILLLNKWDNIPKNAQDPLLERFSNAFPVSALSGFGLAEASAFIEKTLFSKNTPLHE, from the coding sequence TTGGCAGGGCTGAAGCCTAATGAGCTAAAAGCCCTGCAGCGCCTCATCAACCGCCGTTATGACACGCATACCGGCTATACCCCGGAGCAAGCAAAAGAACTTGCCGCTTTATCGCGCCTTATTGCCCGGCAAATCGGTTTGCTTATCAACAGGCAAGGGAAAGTCGAACTCGCCATTGTCGGCGACGCCCACGGAATTTTAATTCCGACCCTCGCCCGTGAACGCTCCGCCGGACGCTTGCGGGGTATACGCCTCTTGCATACCCACCTTACAGACAGCGCTCTTTCCAATGAAGATTTGATGGATTTGCTTTTCCTGCGTTTGGACAGCATTGGCGTATTAACCGTCAACGAATTCGGTTCCCCCCTGCATTTTCAATCCGCCCATTTGCTCCCCGCCCTTATTTCCGACGAATCGTACATCCATGACGCGGGCAAACCGGACAAAATCCGAAAACAGCTTGAATTTTTCGGCAATACCCAAGAAACAAACACAAATTTACAAGCGGAAGACATTGATTTCATTCTTACGCAAAATCTTTATAACGCCCCCCTTGAAAAGCCCGGAACGCAAACAGGAAGTCCAAGCGTTCCATACCATGTCACGGAGTTTTTCGCATGGGACAAAACCCCTCTTGATTTATCTGCCGAAATTGAAGCCGTTGAAGAAGAATTCGCCCGTCTTATGCGCGGTTCCCATTCCACGGAAAACGCAAAAAATCCCCCTAAATACGATGCAAACGGCTCATTGGGCACTTTTCAGGCAGGCTCGCGTTCCGTGCTTGTTTCCGTAAGCAAAGCCCCTAAGACCATTCAGGAACGCAACCTGGCGGAACTGGCGGAACTTGCCGGAACGGCGGGGCTCAATGTGGCAGGCAGTTTAATCCAGCGTGTCACATCGATAAATCCAAGGCAAATTCTCAGCCAAAACAAACTGGCGGAACTTGAAGTCATAGCCCTGCAAGGACATGCGGGCGTCATTGTTTTTGACGGAGAACTCTCCCCCGCCCAACTGCAAAATTTGGCAGAACTTACGGAACGGAAAGTCTTGGACAGGACACAGCTCATCCTTGATATTTTTGCCCAGCACGCCAAAACAGGAGCGGGAAAACTGCAAGTCGAAATGGCGCAGCTGAAATACACCCAGCCCCGTTTGGTCGGAAAAAACCGCGCCATGGACAGGCTCATGGGCGGAATCGGCGGACGTGGTCCCGGAGAAACAAAGCTCGAAACCGACAGACGCCGTATCAAAGACAGAATTGCCAAAATAAAAATCGAACTCGAAAAACTCAAAAAACAGCGCCAAGCCAACAGGGCGAAGCGCAGGCGGTATGATTTGCCCGCAGCAGCCCTTGTGGGGTATACCAATGCCGGAAAATCAACCCTCTTGAACAAACTCACAAAAAGCGAAGTCCTTGCCGAGAATAAACTGTTCGCAACCCTCGACCCAACAACACGACGGCTCCGCTTTCCTGAAGAACATGAAATCGTCCTTGCCGATACCGTAGGCTTTATCCGCGATTTGCCCAAAGAGCTTATGGAAGCCTTCCGGGCGACCTTGGAAGAACTCAACGAAGCGGACATGTTAATCCACGTGCTTGACGCTTCCCACCCGGAAATGGAACAACAGCTCGAATCTGTTGAAAAAATTCTGGAAGAATTGGGACTTTCGGATATTCCGCGGATTCTTCTGCTCAACAAATGGGATAATATTCCAAAAAATGCCCAAGACCCGCTGCTGGAACGCTTTTCAAACGCGTTTCCCGTTTCTGCGCTTTCCGGTTTCGGCTTGGCGGAAGCGAGCGCATTTATCGAAAAGACACTTTTCAGTAAAAACACGCCGCTTCATGAATGA